In Novosphingobium sp. PP1Y, the sequence CCACCGAACATCACCCTCCTGCCGCTGCCGCCCAAGTGCCCGGAGCTCAATCCGGTCGAGAACGTGTGGCAGTTCATGCGTGAAAACTGGCTCTCCAACCGCATCTTCACGTCCTACGACAACGTCGTCGATCACTGCTGTCATGCCTGGAACAAGCTCACCGACCAGCCATGGCGCATCATGTCCATCGGATTGCGGAAATGGGCCCATGGGTTCTGATCAGAGAGTCTTGGTATTACTCCGAGGGCGGGCCAACTTCACCGCACGAACATACGGTCTAGGGGCTACTCAATTATCTTCGCGCGGTCGTTTAGTTGGCTGCCCTCAGCTGCCATTCCTGCCAAAGCCCCGTTTCCTCATCGCATTCCAATGAGATATCCGAGCAATCAGCATTTTTGCTGGCCACCCCGCATCTTCGCAAGAGCCTCCCAGACTACCGAAGGTGTAGGCACGCGCTGACAAGCCACGATATCGAGACGGGAATTCAATGACAGCGGGCATAGGTGTATCGCAGCAATTAGGTAATGATCGGCCTCAGAGATCAATAAGCCTGAAATGGCGAAGCGGTGAACGGCAATCAATTGCGACCCTGCTTTACATCGCACATTCACCGGTTTGTACACCATTAATCCTGTAATTATGTGGATACGATATAATTCGATCCCGACGCTACATTAACAGATTGACGTTTTAAATTCGAACTTTCTTGATTTGAATTATTATTGATAATGTATAATTTCGGTCATTTTTTTAACATGCATTGCGCATAAACAAAATCTAAAGGTGAATCGTTAATGACGTCCATCACGATGCCCAAAAAAGTACCCGCAGTATTCATGCGCGGGGGAGCTGGTCGGGGCATATTCTTCCACGAGCGCGATATCCCTGCCCCGGGACCAGAGCGAGATCACATTTTTCTTTCAGTGTTGGGAAGTCCTGATCCATTCGGACGCCAGCTGAATGGAATGGGCGGCGGGAACTCCTCTCTTTCAAAAGTAGTTATCGTGCGCACTGCCGCCGACACCGAAGTAGACGTCGAGTATCTTCACGGTCAGGTTTCGCTGTCGTCTGCCATCGTGGATTACAGCGCGAACTGCGGCAACCTCTCCGGGGCCGTCGGGCCTTTCGCCGTTAGCGAAGGACTGGTCGCGCTGAAGGAAGGCATAACTGTTGTCCGCATGCGCAACCTCAACACTGGAGACATTGTGCACGCACATGTCCCGGTTGAACATGGCGATTATCCCAATTCCGGTCGCTACGCCATTCCGGGCGTAGGCGGGGCAAACGCTAAGGTCGCGCTTGAATATCTTATGCCTGGCGGAGGGTGCATCTTGGCCACAAATTCGGCGCGTGAAACGATTAGTGGTGTCGATGTAACATTAGGACTGTCGCCTTTGGCCACAGTGTGGACTCACGGACCGCAGATCAATTTCCCCACCTCCTTGTCACCGCAAGAAATCGATTCCGATCTGCGGATCATGTCCAGCTTGGACCACTTGAGGCGTTTGGGCGCTGTGCGAATGAGGCTAGCCGACAGCCTAACAAATGCTAACCTAGCCAGCCCTAAAATTGGTATTGTAAGCCCTCCGACAGACTATGTAGCGCTCGATGGAAAGTCTATTTCGGCCGATGACTTCGACATTTCAGCCCGCGTCCTGTCAATGGAGATGGTCCACAAGTCTATTCCTTTAGCTTGTGCAATGAATCTAGCAGCGGCCACGTGCATCGAGGGTTCCGTGCCGTTTGAAATGGCCAAGCGTAGCGCGCCAGGCGAATTCCGCATCGGCACGCCATCCGGTGTATTGAATATTCGCGTGGTCGTGAAGCCAAATGCGACCGGCTTTCCATACCTGGCTCGCGTCGGCGTAGATACGTCGGCGCGACGATTAATGGAAGGGTACGTATTTTATGATCCAGCGGAAACGTCGGCTTAAAGATTTACCGGTTCAGCGGGTTCTGTCGCAAACTTTGGCCGACTGATCGGCCCCGGCTTCACGCAAAAGGCCCGGCGCACCGTGGTGTGCCGGGCCTTTTCATGTGTTGCGCCGCCGCTCGCCTCCTGCCGGGTGACGAGCAGTCGCGTTCAGGGCACGATAGGCAGGATGACCTGGCTGTCCTGCCCCTTGCCTCCCAGCACGGTTATTACGGGCGACGTTTCCGGCGTGCGCACGCGCTCACGGTGATCGGCGCCGGTAACACTAACCTGGATCCGGTGGCCCTTCTTGAACACCCATGAGGTGGGCATCATGGCAAACTGCAGCTGGACAGCCTCGCCCGCAGGCACCGGGACTGCATCCTCGGCGTAGGAACGATGCCAGGGAACGCCCGCCGGAAGCTGCCAGGGCGCCTTGTCGAGCTTACGCAGTGACGCCTTAAGGCGCCCCTCTGTCACGACACGCACCGTCCCGTCAGGCGCGACATCTTCGAGATAGGCAAAGACGTTCGCGTCCGGCCCGTCGAGCTTGACCCACATCGACACTTCGGGATCGCCGGTCACTTCGGTGTCTTGCTCCACCGGCGCGGTGGCGAATGCCGGACCGGCGCCATCGACATGGCAGGGCTGCACCTGCGATCCGCTGCCCGCATCCGGGCATTTCACCGAAAAGTCCGCCTTGAAGCTGACCGCGGTGCGCGCGGGAGTGGCGGTCGCCAGCTTGCCCTTGGCGAAGTGGTAGGTTGCCGGTTTCACGCCTGCCACCGGCCACGCCGCGCTCGATCGCCACTGGCGCCCTTCCGGCGCGTTCATCGTGAAGTAGTGGATCGGGGCCTGCGCACCGACGCCCGTATCGATTCCCTTGAGATATCGGTCGTAGAACCGATGCATCTCCTGCAACAACGCGAAGTCGTTGTTGTCGCAGTGCTTCCAGGGGCCGATGACGAGCCGCGATCCCGGCAGGTTCATGCGCGCGATCATGCCCTGGTCCCGAAGTTCATCGAACCAGCCGCCCTGGATATAGACGGGTACGTCGGCCAGCAGCATCTGCTTGGCATAGCTGGAGATACTGCCTTCCGCCCAGAAGCGGCTGCCGACCGCGGCGGAGAAGCTGTCACGGTAGGGCAACTGCTTCCACATGTCGAACAGGCGAGTGGACTCCTGGTGCTCCCGGGCGGCCTGGGCCAGCAGCGTCTTGTCTTCGTCGCCATCGACCGGGCTGACGGCCATGTCCTGCTCGATGCTGCGCGTGGGGCCGGTGCCCCACTGCGCGAAGATGCCGCCACGGCGGAAGGCGTCGTACTTGTTCCAGGAAAAGCATCCGGCCCACACCGCCTTGAGCGCGGGCGGGCGCATGGTCAGCGTGTGCATCGCCGCATCGCCGGTGTTGGAGCAGCCGTATACGCCGACCTTGCCGTCGGACCAGTCCTGCCGCGACAGCCAGTCCACCATGTCGAAGGCATCCTGCGCCTCGTTGCGGTCGTGATAGCCGCGCATCGACCCCAGCGACTGGCCGTTGCCGCGCCGGGCGACCTGCACCACCACATAGCCGTAGCGGACCAGTTCCTGCACGCGCCGATAGTCGCTGACGCGCCCGCCGGCGCCGTCGGCGGTCTGCTGCGAGATCGACAGGGTGTGATGCCAGATGACCGGGAAGCGCCCGTCCACCGTCTTGCCGTCCTTGCCGGGGCGATCGACCCGCACGGCCAGCCGCACGCCATCGCGCATGCGCACGTAGCTGGATGAGCTGACGATATCCGCATACTGGACCGCAGGCGCGTAGTTGCCGAAAGTCGACGGGACCGGCGCAGGCGCCAGCACAGGTTCCTGCGCATTGGCGGCCTGCGCAGCCAGCTGCATTGCGCCAAGGGCCAGGGGGGCAAGCACCTTCATCGTATATCTCCAGCTCTGTTCCGTCTCGCGCAGCAATCCCGCGCGGGGGTCAGGGGGCCTCGAAGGCCGTGAGCGAGCGGCTGCGCGCACGCATCTTGAGGTCTCGCGCATCGCTTTCGAGCAACCAGCGCGCGGACACCAGCGCATCGACCGCAGCGTCGAACTCGCGCAGATACTCAGCCCGCGAGGTATAGAGCGAGACCAGATCCTCGTGCGGCAGGTCGTTGCGAACGAAAATCGGACGCCCCTTGGCGGGGAAGCAACCCGGCTTGTCGGTACCCTTGTACGGTCCGTAGCCGGCCAGCGGTACAACGAATTCGGCTGCACGCACCCCGCCCAGCGGATTGCCCGCCGCATCGCGCGCGATCTTGTCGCCATCGCGTACCAGCGGCGCGATGTGGGGCGGCTCCACCCCGTCCAGCACCCAGTGCCGCAGAGCATCGAGCGAAGCGCGGATATAGGCGGGATGATCGACATCGCTGAGCGGTGCCGAACACGGCTCGTCGGTCGTCTCGCCACGCACGGCATCGAGCGGATAGCCCTTCGCCGCCAGTTGAGCGAGGTTGGGCCGCTCGCTGCGCGGCTGGCGCGGGTCGGTCATGCTGGACGAGTGGATCGTACCGCCCATCTCGTAGAGGCGGTGCCCGCCCGCTTTGCCCTCCCGGTCGGGCACTTGCGGTCCCGGTCCGGTCGCGGCTTCGAATTCGCTGAGGAACTCGATCACCGGCACGTCGATCGTGCGCAAGGTGCGCCTGGGATCGGCGTTCGCGGTTTGCGGTTCCTCGGAATTGAGCGGGACGTACCCGCCCCCGTTCCAGCGCGACGAAATCCCGATGAGATAGCCATCGAACACAGGCTTGCCGCCGGGCAGTCTGGCCCGGTCGTGGAAGCCCTCGTTGATGAAGGTGCGCTGGATGCTGCCGGTGAATGACCAGCCGCCCACCAGCATGGCCTTGACCGGCCAGCCCTTCAGCGGATTGTCTTCGCGCTCGCTGCGCAGAAGCTTGCCGATCGAGGCCATCACGTCATACGCGATGCCATCTTCCTGCGGCCAGGACAGCGGCGCGTAACGCACCGGATCAAACCACTTGGTGACCTGGCTCTGCGCGGTAGGTGCCGGCCCTTCGGCGGAGATGCGCCGGCTCGGCCTGTCGTCGGAAATGGCCGCTGCAACGTAAACGTCGCCCTGCCCCATCATGTAGCGCCCGGTGGTGAGCCAGTGCGTGGTGCCGCCCTGCGAGGGGTGGATCGGCTCGAAATGCACCACGCCGCTGAACCGCGAGCGATCTGCCGGGCGGCGCACGATGATGCGGGTAGTATAGGCAATACCGGTCTTGTCCGGCACCGCGCCCTTTTTGGCGCGGCGATAGGAATCCGCCGTGCCGGCAAGGAAATACTCTTCCTCGACGTAGCCATAGGCTTCGAGGTCGATCGACAACGTTGCCCCCGGGACATCCGAAGCGCCGAATATCCGCGAGCTTTGCGTCACGGCGATCGGGTCGGAGATCTCCCCGATCCCGGCAAAAGCCGGAACCGGGGAGGTCAGGAGAGCTAGGGTAAGCAGGCTGGCCGTTGCCGCCCGCACGATCAGAACTCCTTCGAGAGCGAGAACGACACCAGGCGACCGATGGGGTTCGCGACCTGGGCATCGAAGCCGCCGCCGCCGCCATTGCCGATGGGTGCGATATCGACGTAGGGCGGGTCCTGATCGAACAGGTTCTGCACATCGATACCCAGGCGGATGCCTTCGGTGCCGTAGATCCCGGTCTTGCCGAGATCGAACGAAAGCTGGGCATCGATCGTGGTATAGGCCTTGATGCGCTCGGCCGGCGAGAACAGCGTATTGTTGTAGCCGTTCGCGTAGTTCACGGTCACGCCGGCGGACAGCCAGTCGTTGCTGTAGTCCAGCGATCCGCGCATGCGCAGCTTGAGCGGATAGTCGATGTTGTTGACCTGCTCGATCAGGTCCGACGTCGGGGTCAGCGCGCTCTTGTAGGTGAAGAAGCGGATACCGCCCAGCGTGACGCGCACCTTTCCGTCCGCACCGACGTCGAAGGGAACCGACAGGTTGAAGTCGATGCCGCGCGTGATCGTGGTGCCCTGATTGCTGGGACGGCCATCGACGAAGACCACCGAGTCCAGCGCCGTTTGCGTGGTGCCGCCGTTGACGCGATACCCTTGCGAGACGAGATCGGCGATGCGGGCCTGGGCAGCGGCGCCGCGCAGGATGATCGACGTGAACTGGTCTTCCTGGCGCAGCACGTTGCGGTTGGACAGGAACCCGTTGATCTGCCCCTTGTAGACCAGGTCGAAGTAGTTGATGCCCAGACGCGCGCCCGGCTTCCACGCCGGGGTGTAGTCGAAGCCCAGCGAGTAGGTGCGCGAGGTTTCCGGCTGCAGATCAAGGTTGCCGCCCGAAAGCGCAACGCCCAGGATCGTGGCTCCCGCGCCGTTGCTCGCGGTGGGATCGTAGTACGACTGGATGAATAGCTGGCTGCCACCGGCGCTGACCAGGCGGGTCAGTTCAGGCGCGCGGAACGACTTGCCGTAGCTGCCGTGGATCTTGAAGTCGTTGATCGGCTCCCAGTTGAAACCGAACTTCGGGTTTTTGGTCGATCCCACGTCGCTGTACTTGTCGATGCGGCCGGCGATATCCAGCGTCAGGCTCTGGAAGCCGGGCATCGCGTTGTCCGGGCCGAAGATCGGGATCAGCAACTCACCATAGGCGGACTTCACGTTGCGGCCCAGGCGCTGGTCGGTGCCGGTCTGCGCGCCGGCTGCGCCGCGGATCTGGCCCGTGCGCAGCTTCAGCTTGAAGTATTCGGCACCCACCGCGATCTTGACCGGGCCGCCGGGCAGCGTGAACAGCGTGCCGTCGACCGCCGCCTTGAAGTTGGTGAACTTGCTGCGGCCATCGGTATCGGTGAGGTTGTCGAAGATCGACGAAAGTACCGCCGGATCGTTCACACCCGTCGCGAACGGGTTGAACGCCGTGGCGGGATCGCTGCTGGCAAGCGCGGCCACGATGTTGGCGTTATTGATGTTGCCGCCGCGCGAATAGACGTGGTCGTGGTTGTAGCCATAGGTGCCGTAGGCATTGAGGTGGAAATCCGAGAACAGTTCGGCATCCAGCCCCAGGGTGCCCTGGATCGTCTTGGAGACGATCTTCGAGGTGTTCTGTCGACCATCGTTGGCGAACGAATACTGCACCGTTTCGCACAGCGCTCCGGCGGGAGCCTTTGCGCTGGCCGGGCACGGCGAAAGCACCGCACCGGCAGGCGCCACGAAATAGTAGTTAGAACTGGGAACGGTCAGGTTCGTCGTCGCGGGCGGCGACATGCGAAGGCCGTCGCGGCGATTGGCATAGGCATCGGCGAAGATCTTGATGCCGTCGGTCACTTCCTGATCGAAGGTCAGGGCAATCGCGTTGTTTTCCTGCTGCGGCAGGAGATCGCCCAGCTTAACGTTGTCGCAACGGTTCTGCGTGCCGGCAATCAGATTGGTCGGCGTGGCGCCGCCTTCGGGGATGGCGTAGTTCTGGCCACCGGCCACGATGTTGCCAGGCGCGCACTGCACTTCGCGATAGTCTGCCCCACCGCGCGAAGTCTGGTCGGCGGCGTAGAAATCGCGGTCCATGCCGCTGAGGCTGGACTTGAACAGGTGCTGGAAGGTCAGCGTAACCTGGCCACTGTCCCAGGTATGGCCGGCAATCCCGCCGATCTGGAAGTTGTGGTAATCGTCGGCCATGCCGTAGCGGGTGTTGACCTTGAGGCCATCGTAGCCGCGCTTCATGATCAGGTTGGCAACGCCGGTCACCGCGTCCGAGCCATAGATGGCCGAAGCGCCGTCGGCGATCACTTCGATGCGCTCCAGCGCCAGCGCCGGGATGGTGGACGGATCGACCGTGGCGCCGGTGGTGCCCTGCGGCACGGCGCGGCGGCCATTGATCAGGGTAAGCGTGGCATAGGGACTGACGCCGCGCAGGTTGATGGCGTTGCCATAGACGATGTTGCCCGCACCGCCCGCACCGGTGCGCGAGGCATCGGACACACCGTAGTTGAAGATCTGCGGCATTTCCTTGAGGATGTCCGCCGTGGAGACCGACGGCGAATTCTCGAGCTGCTCGGAACCGATCGCGATCAGGCTGGAACCGACAGGAGCAACGCCGCGAATGCTGGTGCCGGTCACAACGATTTCGCTTCCGGCCACATCAGCGTTTTCGGCTGTATCACCTTTTGTCGCGTCCTGCGCGTGGGCCGCGAGCGGAAAAAGACCTAAGGCCAGCGCGGAAAGACCCGTGAGAAGCTGCGCCCGCGTTTGGACGTAGCGTGCACCACGGTGCATGGAACTTGACGAATTGCGCATCAGTATCCTCCCTCCTGCCGCGCGGCTCCTGCCGCTACGGGTAAGCCTGTCGGCGAACCGTGACGGCTCGCAAGCGCTTTCAATCAGCGCCTTGGCATTCTCCTTGTACCCGTCCTCCATTCGGCGCAATCAAAAAATGAACAACGAAATTATCGATAATTTTATAGACGTTTATTGTGCCCATTCGAAAGACGGCAAGGCCGGCACGGTGCCATCGCGCCATGCAAATGGATTTCCAAAAACATCGAATTTCCGCCATTTTTACATGCCCAGCTATGCGCGGAAGGCCACTGCCGCGGGCAACAATCCAAATTCAGTATCGGGCGATGCCCAGCACGCATTCGTGGGCGATGACTGCCGATGCTCTATTTGCGCAAGGCCCCCGAAGGCCATGGAAAGAGGAGAGACAGACACATGGGTATTGCGATTCGCTATAGCATTTTTGCCGCCAGCATCCTGTCTGCCACTGTCGCACAGGCCGATGGCATCGCACCGCGCAAATCCAATCCCCACGAAGATGCCGCGCAGGTCGGCGTTCACATGCGTGCGGCGCGCCGGATCGCAGAGGAAGACCTTGCGGCGCACTTTCGCTGGCGCTGCCTGACCAGCCCGCTCGATCCGCAGATCGTGGCGGGCGTGCAGCACGAGGGCCTGGTCCCGCCGGCAAGGGAGTTCGACAATCTCTATTCGGTCGGCCAGAACGCGGTGTCGTCCCACGTCATCGATACCGGCGCAGGCCGGTTCTGTCGCAAACTTTGGCCGGCCGTGCGGCTTGCTCTTTGACTTTGTATTTCAGGCTGCAAGGCTGTCGAACTGATCTGCGAAGGACGGATTGCGGGCGTCGTTGGCAGGTATCATCTGGCCCTTGCGGATCATGTGAATGAGTTCGATGCCTTCGAGGATGACGCCAGCGGTGGCTTGGGACTTGAAACCGAGCATGGGCCGGATGCGGCGCTTGATGCGCCGGTGGTCCTGCTCGATCCGGTTATTCATGTATTGGCTCTGCCGGACCTTGAGCGGCTCGGCCTTCGACCGAGTTCGCATCCTGACTTCGGCATGGCATGTCCGCGCAGCTTCCAGATTAGTCTGGCTGCCGTCGATGGTCAGCTGGACGGGCAGGCCGTGGCGCTTGTAGGCCCTTCGGAAGAAGCGCTTCGCATCCCTGAGATTGCGCGTGTTCGAGAACAGGAAATCGACTGTGGCGCCCGATTTGTCGATCGCCCGGTAAAGGTACATCCACTCGCCCTTCACCTTGATGTAGGTCTCATCGAGGTTCCATTTGCTAGTCACCGACCGCTTGCGAGCGTTGAACGCGTCCAGCAATTGTGGCGTATAGTGCAGTACCCAGCGGTGGATCGTCGAATGGTCGACCGCCACGCCGCGCTCGGCGATCATTTCCTCGAGATCCCGCAGGCTCAACCCGTAGGCCAGGTACCAGCGTACGCACAGCATGATCAGCGAGCCCTCGAAATGGCGACCCTTGAACAACAATCTCTTCCCCGATGCCGAAACTGCGCCAACTATCTCACATCACGCCAAAGTTTGCGACAGAACCATTGGACTTCCCCATCGTCGTCTCCTGTCCTCAAAATTAGGATAGAAGGCGTCCAGAAATCTAGGGGCAGCCCGCCTGTGTGGAGCGATATGTGCCAGAGGCATGCCGATTCAAAACAAGCCGCTCCGCAAAGTGCGGAGCGGCTAGGGTGGAAAACGTAGATCCGCTGAAAGGATAGAAGCTGAACTATTATACCTATTAGGGCCAGATTTTGTGACGTTGGCTCAGGGGGCAGGCAGATGGTCTACAATAGAGATCATCGAGAGGCGGATCTGATCCACTGCATCCCAGTAACGCGCGACAGCTGCGTTCCCTACGACATATGGGTTACGCTTCTTGGCTGTGCCTCCGATGAGATTTCGGACGTGATCCTCGGTCCCGTCGAAACCGGGATGAGTGGAAATGATGCCATCCGCTCCGGCGGCAGCAGCAATTTTCTGAAACCGGCGCATTTCTTTGCCGTAGACGCGCAGGCCTGGACCCGCTGAAGATGGCTCAACGTTCAGTGGCAGTCCGAACCCGCCGAAAGCGGCCATGACGTGCTTCTGACCTCGATCTGTAACCGGGACCACCAGCGAGACCGGACCGGGCGTGTGTCCTGGCGTAACGTAGAGAGTCATAGTCTGACCGCCCAGACTTAGCTTCTGGCCATCGGTGACGACCATGTCACGCGCGGGTGGGGGGGCATTCGACCGAACGTTCCGGTACATTAAGTCCCAATCCGCGGCACTTGACAGTACATGAGTTCCGTACTTCTGTTGGAAGTATTTCGCACCGCCAAAATGATCCCCATGTCCGTGACTGATGATAATGTATTTCAGGTTGCGCGGATCGAGGCCAAGCTTGGCGTAGGCGGGTTCGATGATGTTTTTAGCGTCGTCTTCGTTGTTCATCGCGTCATACTGGATAATGCCGTCCTTGGTGACGAAGATCCAAACGTCCACAAACGCGTTGCCGACCACATATACGCCGTCGAAGACCTTGACTGGACCAACTGCTTCGTATTGCGTCTTTCCCAGCGGCCCGGCCGTGGTGGGATTTGCAGGCAGGATTTTGGGATCTGTTTTCTTGGAGTTGCGCAAGAGGTTGAAGAACTCCCCGACCGTCGTTTGTGGCAGGTCCCGTCCGATCAGATGACGTGCCTTTTCGATGTGGGCGATGGCGTCCGGCGGAAGCGCCTTCATTTCTTGAGCCACAGCCGAGACCGTGCTCCAAGCGAAAGCGAGAGCTGGCAACATAGTCATTGCGATCTTACGCATAAGGCATGGTTCTCCCAGATTTAACGGCCGCCGAAGTGGCTGCCGCCATTAGTGCC encodes:
- a CDS encoding PrpF domain-containing protein, producing the protein MTSITMPKKVPAVFMRGGAGRGIFFHERDIPAPGPERDHIFLSVLGSPDPFGRQLNGMGGGNSSLSKVVIVRTAADTEVDVEYLHGQVSLSSAIVDYSANCGNLSGAVGPFAVSEGLVALKEGITVVRMRNLNTGDIVHAHVPVEHGDYPNSGRYAIPGVGGANAKVALEYLMPGGGCILATNSARETISGVDVTLGLSPLATVWTHGPQINFPTSLSPQEIDSDLRIMSSLDHLRRLGAVRMRLADSLTNANLASPKIGIVSPPTDYVALDGKSISADDFDISARVLSMEMVHKSIPLACAMNLAAATCIEGSVPFEMAKRSAPGEFRIGTPSGVLNIRVVVKPNATGFPYLARVGVDTSARRLMEGYVFYDPAETSA
- a CDS encoding CocE/NonD family hydrolase: MKVLAPLALGAMQLAAQAANAQEPVLAPAPVPSTFGNYAPAVQYADIVSSSSYVRMRDGVRLAVRVDRPGKDGKTVDGRFPVIWHHTLSISQQTADGAGGRVSDYRRVQELVRYGYVVVQVARRGNGQSLGSMRGYHDRNEAQDAFDMVDWLSRQDWSDGKVGVYGCSNTGDAAMHTLTMRPPALKAVWAGCFSWNKYDAFRRGGIFAQWGTGPTRSIEQDMAVSPVDGDEDKTLLAQAAREHQESTRLFDMWKQLPYRDSFSAAVGSRFWAEGSISSYAKQMLLADVPVYIQGGWFDELRDQGMIARMNLPGSRLVIGPWKHCDNNDFALLQEMHRFYDRYLKGIDTGVGAQAPIHYFTMNAPEGRQWRSSAAWPVAGVKPATYHFAKGKLATATPARTAVSFKADFSVKCPDAGSGSQVQPCHVDGAGPAFATAPVEQDTEVTGDPEVSMWVKLDGPDANVFAYLEDVAPDGTVRVVTEGRLKASLRKLDKAPWQLPAGVPWHRSYAEDAVPVPAGEAVQLQFAMMPTSWVFKKGHRIQVSVTGADHRERVRTPETSPVITVLGGKGQDSQVILPIVP
- a CDS encoding alpha/beta hydrolase domain-containing protein; translation: MRAATASLLTLALLTSPVPAFAGIGEISDPIAVTQSSRIFGASDVPGATLSIDLEAYGYVEEEYFLAGTADSYRRAKKGAVPDKTGIAYTTRIIVRRPADRSRFSGVVHFEPIHPSQGGTTHWLTTGRYMMGQGDVYVAAAISDDRPSRRISAEGPAPTAQSQVTKWFDPVRYAPLSWPQEDGIAYDVMASIGKLLRSEREDNPLKGWPVKAMLVGGWSFTGSIQRTFINEGFHDRARLPGGKPVFDGYLIGISSRWNGGGYVPLNSEEPQTANADPRRTLRTIDVPVIEFLSEFEAATGPGPQVPDREGKAGGHRLYEMGGTIHSSSMTDPRQPRSERPNLAQLAAKGYPLDAVRGETTDEPCSAPLSDVDHPAYIRASLDALRHWVLDGVEPPHIAPLVRDGDKIARDAAGNPLGGVRAAEFVVPLAGYGPYKGTDKPGCFPAKGRPIFVRNDLPHEDLVSLYTSRAEYLREFDAAVDALVSARWLLESDARDLKMRARSRSLTAFEAP
- a CDS encoding TonB-dependent siderophore receptor is translated as MRNSSSSMHRGARYVQTRAQLLTGLSALALGLFPLAAHAQDATKGDTAENADVAGSEIVVTGTSIRGVAPVGSSLIAIGSEQLENSPSVSTADILKEMPQIFNYGVSDASRTGAGGAGNIVYGNAINLRGVSPYATLTLINGRRAVPQGTTGATVDPSTIPALALERIEVIADGASAIYGSDAVTGVANLIMKRGYDGLKVNTRYGMADDYHNFQIGGIAGHTWDSGQVTLTFQHLFKSSLSGMDRDFYAADQTSRGGADYREVQCAPGNIVAGGQNYAIPEGGATPTNLIAGTQNRCDNVKLGDLLPQQENNAIALTFDQEVTDGIKIFADAYANRRDGLRMSPPATTNLTVPSSNYYFVAPAGAVLSPCPASAKAPAGALCETVQYSFANDGRQNTSKIVSKTIQGTLGLDAELFSDFHLNAYGTYGYNHDHVYSRGGNINNANIVAALASSDPATAFNPFATGVNDPAVLSSIFDNLTDTDGRSKFTNFKAAVDGTLFTLPGGPVKIAVGAEYFKLKLRTGQIRGAAGAQTGTDQRLGRNVKSAYGELLIPIFGPDNAMPGFQSLTLDIAGRIDKYSDVGSTKNPKFGFNWEPINDFKIHGSYGKSFRAPELTRLVSAGGSQLFIQSYYDPTASNGAGATILGVALSGGNLDLQPETSRTYSLGFDYTPAWKPGARLGINYFDLVYKGQINGFLSNRNVLRQEDQFTSIILRGAAAQARIADLVSQGYRVNGGTTQTALDSVVFVDGRPSNQGTTITRGIDFNLSVPFDVGADGKVRVTLGGIRFFTYKSALTPTSDLIEQVNNIDYPLKLRMRGSLDYSNDWLSAGVTVNYANGYNNTLFSPAERIKAYTTIDAQLSFDLGKTGIYGTEGIRLGIDVQNLFDQDPPYVDIAPIGNGGGGGFDAQVANPIGRLVSFSLSKEF
- a CDS encoding IS6 family transposase — protein: MLCVRWYLAYGLSLRDLEEMIAERGVAVDHSTIHRWVLHYTPQLLDAFNARKRSVTSKWNLDETYIKVKGEWMYLYRAIDKSGATVDFLFSNTRNLRDAKRFFRRAYKRHGLPVQLTIDGSQTNLEAARTCHAEVRMRTRSKAEPLKVRQSQYMNNRIEQDHRRIKRRIRPMLGFKSQATAGVILEGIELIHMIRKGQMIPANDARNPSFADQFDSLAA
- a CDS encoding MBL fold metallo-hydrolase: MRKIAMTMLPALAFAWSTVSAVAQEMKALPPDAIAHIEKARHLIGRDLPQTTVGEFFNLLRNSKKTDPKILPANPTTAGPLGKTQYEAVGPVKVFDGVYVVGNAFVDVWIFVTKDGIIQYDAMNNEDDAKNIIEPAYAKLGLDPRNLKYIIISHGHGDHFGGAKYFQQKYGTHVLSSAADWDLMYRNVRSNAPPPARDMVVTDGQKLSLGGQTMTLYVTPGHTPGPVSLVVPVTDRGQKHVMAAFGGFGLPLNVEPSSAGPGLRVYGKEMRRFQKIAAAAGADGIISTHPGFDGTEDHVRNLIGGTAKKRNPYVVGNAAVARYWDAVDQIRLSMISIVDHLPAP